A stretch of DNA from Gimesia chilikensis:
CAGGACGATCAGATCGCCCAGCAGGGCCATCATTAACAGTCCCGCCATCATCCAGGCAAATCGGGATGTAGGTACAAAACTACTCAGTGCGAACACAAGCAGTCCGAGGCCGCAGATCAGTGATGTCTGAATCATCGCCTTTCCGCAATGTCGATAAGCATAGAGCACTGATTCCCGGGACGAATGTCCCTCATCCAAATGGCGGCGGAAGAAGGTCAGATAGTGCAGGGTATCATCGACGGCGATACCGAGTGCCACACTGGCTGTCATTACAGATCCGATATCGACAGCGACGGACAACCAGCCCAGTAGTCCGAAGATCATCAACGGTGGAAACACGTTGGAGACCATGGATACTAAGCCCGCAGCAAGTCCGCCTTGTACGATCGTCATGACAACCGCAATGATCAAAAATGCAAACAGAAAGCTTTTAAACAGATCCTGCATTAACTGCCGTTGAATTTCGTGAACCAGAGGCATGATACCGGTCTGTTGTGTTGTTACGCCTGCAGGAATCGTTTCAAACTTATTCATCAGAGCTGATTCTACGTGTGTCCCGATCTGCTCCAGGCACGCATTATAGTCCACATCGTTGAGTGCGCTGACATACGCGGTAATTCGGAACAGATGCTTGCCGTCGATTTCTTTCAGATATCCTGCGTTCATAAACTGAGGTTTGAAACGTGTCAGTGCTTCATTGAGCTGGTATTGAAATAATTCGTCCGAAAGATTCTCTGGGCGATGAAATCGGGGGGCAAATGACATGGTCGAAATCGTGCGATTGACCATGCTGGTCTTACGCAGGCTGCGTTCGATATCCCAGACCATCAGTAACTGTTCACGAAACGTCAGGTCCACGTCAGGAGAGCAGGTCAAAACCACTTCGATCGGGACGAGTGAGCCAACATGATCTTCCAGCCAGCCATAGTCATTCAGTATTTTGCTGTTCTCAGAAAATAGTGTTTCGATACGCACGGAAGCAGAGATTCGGGAAATTCCCAGACTGGCTGCCAGCATCGCGAGCAGAGCCAGACAGACAATCACGGTATGGTTTCTTTTTAAAATTGTTGTCAGAAAGTACCAGATGTCGTGTCGATCTTCCTGGATGACTTCAGTTTCATTTGTCGATTTCGCAGGCCGTTTGAGAGGCCAGACAGTGAAGACTCCCGGAATCAGGCTTAACAGCAGTCCTGTAGTAATCAGCACACCACAGGCGGCGTAACCGCCGAACAGTCGAATCGGTGTCAGTCCGCTGACGAGCAGAGAAGCCAGTCCAATTGCAGTCGTCCCTGCAGAGAGCAGACAGGGCAGCCAGCCAACCTGAAAAGCATACGCAGCAGGATTGGTAATCTGCGGGTCTTTGACTGCATCAAAGTAATAGTTGACCAGATGAATTCCACCCGCGACTGCGAGTACCTGAATTAACGGTGGTAGCACGATCAACAGGGCCGTGATACTTTCTCCACTGTAATGAATCAATGCCAGTGTAATACCCTGGGCCAGAAGCGAAAGACCAAAGACGAGCAGTGCCGCGCGGATCGAACGCAGGCAGATCCAGCAGATTAACAGAACCATCAAGGTTGAGGGGAGGACGAACCTGTCCATGGAATCTTTGCTGGCCAGGTCAATTTCCAATCCATCTATGATGGGACCTGCCAGATAACATTCTTCTGCTGAAACCTGACAATGAGTTTTCAGGGCAGATTGGATTTCGCTCACCAGCTCTTTTCGTTTGAGTAGACCGGCTGGCGTGAAATTTACAACAATACAGGTTGTTTTATGGTCATTTCCAATGAAAGTTCCATCGAGTCGATGGTGGACTTCCCGGTCATTCAAACGCATGGCAGGAGTGCTTAAAGAGAGATAAATCTCTCTGCCGGAGATCACGCGTTCAAAATACCATTGTCCGGAATTATCCTTAAAAACAGCATTTGTGCGCAGCGCGGAAACAAACTGATCCAGATCCGGATTGTCCAGCTTACAATCTTTCCAGCTGACGATTACGGTATCTGCATTGCCGAACTGTTCCCGGAAACGATCATAGTCTGCCCGGGCAGGGAAAGTTCCATCGACCCAGTCCAGTGGGGAATTGACTTTGGTCTGAAGTGCCTGAAAAGCCCCGTAGCCGACGAATGGCAGTAGAATCAGCAGGTAGATCACCAGTAACCAGAATCGTTTACGATGAATCAACATGACGCTGATGCTTTAAGAATGGGAGAATGTGAAGCAGAGGAGTCGAAGAAGAATCGATTGCTCAGGTTGTCTGGAGGGGAGTTTTTTCAAGTGATTTTACAGGTGTAACTTTCGTCTTTCGCTTTCCCAGGGGACCAAAAAAGATGAAGGGATAGCCGGGAACTCTGGATTGATAGTCCCGATAGGGTTTTCCAATATAGAAACTGAGACGTTCATCTTTCAGATAACTTCCGATGAATATATAAGCCGTCCAGATTCCTGTCAGAACCGCGCGATCCAGTGTCATTAAAGGTGTGAACCAGAGTAAGCCCATGAAGCTCAGGTAAACCGGATGCCGCAGGCAGCAGTAGAGACTCCGTGGTTGAAAATCCCTTCTGGGGAGTGGCTGTTTTCTCAGCCAGTACCACCATTGAGTGAGACCGGTCTGATAGCCCAGACCAGTCAGGTTGAGACTGTAGAGCAGCGTAAGCCACGATCCATAAAAGCCGGCTGTCATCAGCCAGCCTCCCCAACCTGACAGATTCCAGATTTCTACGGGGCTGCTGCGCCAACAGAATGCTGTTAACAGAATTCCCACACAGGTTTGCACGCAGAACAGACTACCATAGAACTGCGAAGGAAGCCTGCGCGTGATAGCAGTGCGTATGCCGGGGTAAAGCAACAGACTGTGTCCGACCGCGAACTGGATTGCCAGCAGTGCATCAATTGCCAGAGACCCAATTGCGTGGTGACTGAAGTCTTCTTTCAGAAACCAGAACAGGTACCAGACTGTGATCAGGAACAGCAACTGTGTTGCGATCCCGAATACAATACCTACGAAACGTCGCATCCTTGCTTCCTCGAGGTCGTTATTTGATTATTTCATTTCTGGTTTGCTGGCAATGAAGCATCCATACTGCATTGCACCGGTCTCGTATGCCTTGAGAATGGTTTCGAACCGATCCAGAAACATAACTGTATTTTGATCGATGAGTTTCGCCAGCCAGCGAACTTTTGTTTTTTTGACCCGTTGATGACAGATTTCCCAGGTCTGGCTGACGCGATTGGTCCAGTTGTGGAAATTATGAAATTCCAGACCAGACTGCTCAATCCAGGTTTGATAATCAGCGGCGGTCCCCAGTGAAGGGCAGAAGAAACCTTCACAGACATCGTAGACGTTTTGTTTTGCATCATCGGTATCAAGTTGATCGCCAGCCAGCCAGGCACAGATAATCATGCGTCCTCCAGGCCTAAGCCAGGAGGCTGCTTTCTGGAAAAAGGCTGGTTTATCAAACAAGTGTTCTGTGCACTCGATGCTCCAGATGACATCAAAAGATTCCGCAGGAAATTCTGCTGTCTCAGCATCCTGGCAGAGGAAGCGGGTGCGACTGGACTGTCCGCGAAAAAACGCTTCCAGGCTGGCCCAGCGTCTTTGAACAGGACTGAGTGTGATCCCCGTGACGTTACACTTGAATGCCTGAGACAGAAACATGGATGAGCCTCCCATGCCACAGCCGACATCAAGCAGGTCCTGACCATCCTGAATCTGTATCAGTTCAGCCATCGTTTCCGTCAACTGTTGTTGCGCCTTGGCAGGTGCGCGATATCTGTCC
This window harbors:
- a CDS encoding efflux RND transporter permease subunit, which encodes MLIHRKRFWLLVIYLLILLPFVGYGAFQALQTKVNSPLDWVDGTFPARADYDRFREQFGNADTVIVSWKDCKLDNPDLDQFVSALRTNAVFKDNSGQWYFERVISGREIYLSLSTPAMRLNDREVHHRLDGTFIGNDHKTTCIVVNFTPAGLLKRKELVSEIQSALKTHCQVSAEECYLAGPIIDGLEIDLASKDSMDRFVLPSTLMVLLICWICLRSIRAALLVFGLSLLAQGITLALIHYSGESITALLIVLPPLIQVLAVAGGIHLVNYYFDAVKDPQITNPAAYAFQVGWLPCLLSAGTTAIGLASLLVSGLTPIRLFGGYAACGVLITTGLLLSLIPGVFTVWPLKRPAKSTNETEVIQEDRHDIWYFLTTILKRNHTVIVCLALLAMLAASLGISRISASVRIETLFSENSKILNDYGWLEDHVGSLVPIEVVLTCSPDVDLTFREQLLMVWDIERSLRKTSMVNRTISTMSFAPRFHRPENLSDELFQYQLNEALTRFKPQFMNAGYLKEIDGKHLFRITAYVSALNDVDYNACLEQIGTHVESALMNKFETIPAGVTTQQTGIMPLVHEIQRQLMQDLFKSFLFAFLIIAVVMTIVQGGLAAGLVSMVSNVFPPLMIFGLLGWLSVAVDIGSVMTASVALGIAVDDTLHYLTFFRRHLDEGHSSRESVLYAYRHCGKAMIQTSLICGLGLLVFALSSFVPTSRFAWMMAGLLMMALLGDLIVLPALLLSPLGRCFELKPETDHNH
- a CDS encoding class I SAM-dependent methyltransferase; translation: MISCPTVEKEVIRSHYNLSTLFYRLLWGRHIHHGLWDEELANSENLQDRYRAPAKAQQQLTETMAELIQIQDGQDLLDVGCGMGGSSMFLSQAFKCNVTGITLSPVQRRWASLEAFFRGQSSRTRFLCQDAETAEFPAESFDVIWSIECTEHLFDKPAFFQKAASWLRPGGRMIICAWLAGDQLDTDDAKQNVYDVCEGFFCPSLGTAADYQTWIEQSGLEFHNFHNWTNRVSQTWEICHQRVKKTKVRWLAKLIDQNTVMFLDRFETILKAYETGAMQYGCFIASKPEMK
- a CDS encoding NnrU family protein, producing the protein MRRFVGIVFGIATQLLFLITVWYLFWFLKEDFSHHAIGSLAIDALLAIQFAVGHSLLLYPGIRTAITRRLPSQFYGSLFCVQTCVGILLTAFCWRSSPVEIWNLSGWGGWLMTAGFYGSWLTLLYSLNLTGLGYQTGLTQWWYWLRKQPLPRRDFQPRSLYCCLRHPVYLSFMGLLWFTPLMTLDRAVLTGIWTAYIFIGSYLKDERLSFYIGKPYRDYQSRVPGYPFIFFGPLGKRKTKVTPVKSLEKTPLQTT